Sequence from the Dehalococcoidia bacterium genome:
GGCCTTCACCGCGAAGCGGAAGCCCGAGGGCACCCCCTCCGCCCAGGAGCGCACAGCCCGCTCACTGGGCAGGCGGTAGAAGGGGGCGTTCAGTTCCACCGTGGGGAAGTGCTGGGCATAGTAGGCCAGCCATCGGCTGGGGGAAAGGTCAGAGGGGTAGAAAAGGCCCCGCCAGTGGGGATAGTGCCACCCGCTGGTGCCGATCCAAAGGGGAGGGACGCCCATGCTGGTGCCTCACACCCGTCACCCCAAGGCGGGGGGAGCCCCCAGGAAGCGGGGGAGAAGGGTGCCCAATCCATACCCCAGCAGGCCCGACAGGGTGCCCAACAGGAACACCTCCAAACCCGACCAGAAGGGGTTGCGGCGCGTCCAGCGGGTCTTGCCCGCGCCGATGGCGAAAAGGGCCAGGCCCGTGACGCCCAAAGACATGGCCAGGGCCGGTAGGCCGGTCAGGATGAAGTACGGCGTCAGGGGGATGACGGCCGCCAGGATATAGGAGAAGCCCATGGCCAGGGCATCCTTGAAGGGGCTGGCCTCCTGGGTCAGTTCGGGGCTAATGCCCAGTTCCTTCTCCAACATGGTGCGGAGCATGGCGGGCTTATCCTGGGCCAGGCGTTGGGCGCGCTCCACCGCCTGCTCAAAGGTAAACCCCTCGGCCCGGTACATCTCCACCAGTTCGGCCATCTCCTCGGCGGGGGAGCGCTCCAGTTCCTCCCGCTCCTTGGCGATTTCGGCCTCCAGCACCTCCTTCTCGGCTTTGGAGCCCAGGTAACTGCCCATAGCCATGGAGAAAGTGCCCGCCAAAGCCGAGGCCATCCCCGCCACAATGACCGGGTAACGTTCCGTGAGGGCCCCAAAGACGCCCGCCAACAGGGCCACAGTGCTGATAAGCCCATCTTGCACCCCGAACACCACCTCTCGGATGCGTGTCAGGGCAGCGATGCGCTCCTTCTCCCCACGGAGCTCCTGGCGCGCTCGCTCCATCAAACGGGCGGGAAGGGATAGGCGCCAGGGGCGCACCTCCATCAGGGAGGGAGGGGGGCCTTCCGGTTCCAGGTCTTTCAGCCCCAAGCGCTGGGCCGCCTCTTGGAAGATGCGCAGGTGGTGTTGCTCCCGTTCCCAAGCCAGGGTGAAGGTAGCCACCGCATCCTGTCGCCCCTCCTCCTGGGCCTCGCGTATCATGCGGGGATACATGGAAGCGATTTCCCGTGCCTCCTCCTTGAGGACACGGCGCAGGTTCTCCTCGGTGGTGCCGATGGCTTTCAAGGTGCGCAGGTGGCTGATGGCGTGGGCCGTCTCTGCGCCCGCTGCCTCCAGGAACACCTGGGCCACCTCGGGCTTCCCCTCCTCCAGGGCCTTCAGGGCATAGGCGGTGTAGAGGCGGTTGGCCTTGGCCTCCCCAAGGAAGGCCATCCACAGGTTCAGATCAGTTTTGCTGAAGGTGTGCGCCATAACCCCTCCCTGGGGGGAAAACTACCCGCGGCGCGTCGTGATAGATGTAGCAAAAGCGATGAGGCCTCCCACCAGGCCCACCAGAAGGAGCACCA
This genomic interval carries:
- a CDS encoding VIT1/CCC1 transporter family protein, producing MAHTFSKTDLNLWMAFLGEAKANRLYTAYALKALEEGKPEVAQVFLEAAGAETAHAISHLRTLKAIGTTEENLRRVLKEEAREIASMYPRMIREAQEEGRQDAVATFTLAWEREQHHLRIFQEAAQRLGLKDLEPEGPPPSLMEVRPWRLSLPARLMERARQELRGEKERIAALTRIREVVFGVQDGLISTVALLAGVFGALTERYPVIVAGMASALAGTFSMAMGSYLGSKAEKEVLEAEIAKEREELERSPAEEMAELVEMYRAEGFTFEQAVERAQRLAQDKPAMLRTMLEKELGISPELTQEASPFKDALAMGFSYILAAVIPLTPYFILTGLPALAMSLGVTGLALFAIGAGKTRWTRRNPFWSGLEVFLLGTLSGLLGYGLGTLLPRFLGAPPALG